In Flavobacterium sp. N1736, the following are encoded in one genomic region:
- a CDS encoding Lrp/AsnC family transcriptional regulator, producing MKINSLLIEIDGIDKEILRYLMDDARKPILQIANKIGISGAAIHQRLKKLEQSGVISGSKFTVNPKVLGYNTMAFVGVYLDKASRNSEAVKDLKKIPEVLECHYTTGNWSVLIKIICRDNEHLMQLLNTKIQAIEGVSRTETFISLDQQIDRQIQL from the coding sequence ATGAAAATCAACTCCCTATTAATCGAAATTGACGGTATCGACAAAGAAATTCTTCGTTATTTAATGGACGATGCCCGGAAACCTATTTTACAAATTGCAAATAAAATAGGAATTTCAGGAGCAGCGATTCATCAGCGTTTAAAAAAACTGGAACAATCCGGTGTTATTTCAGGATCGAAATTCACTGTAAATCCAAAAGTTTTGGGTTATAATACAATGGCTTTTGTTGGAGTTTATCTGGATAAAGCCTCCCGAAATTCTGAAGCGGTAAAAGACCTGAAAAAAATTCCCGAAGTTTTAGAATGTCATTATACAACCGGAAACTGGTCTGTATTAATAAAAATTATTTGTCGTGACAACGAACATTTAATGCAGCTTTTAAACACAAAAATTCAGGCTATAGAAGGTGTTTCAAGAACCGAAACATTCATTTCATTAGACCAGCAGATTGACAGGCAAATTCAGCTGTAA
- a CDS encoding winged helix-turn-helix domain-containing protein has translation MNNTKKYSVEVRLWIEETEGPFLGIGKIWLLENIRKTGSITNAAKEMKMSYRQAWQLVEEMNQRAENPLVEKLLGGKGGGGAKLTEAGEKAIVIFYEIEKRIKDFALKETQNLKF, from the coding sequence ATGAATAATACCAAAAAATATTCTGTTGAAGTACGCCTTTGGATTGAAGAAACTGAAGGTCCGTTTTTGGGAATTGGAAAAATCTGGCTTTTAGAAAATATTCGAAAAACAGGTTCTATAACGAATGCCGCAAAAGAAATGAAAATGTCATATCGACAAGCCTGGCAACTGGTTGAAGAAATGAATCAGCGTGCAGAAAATCCTTTGGTTGAAAAACTTCTTGGAGGAAAAGGCGGCGGCGGCGCAAAACTAACCGAAGCGGGAGAAAAAGCAATTGTCATTTTCTACGAAATCGAAAAACGCATTAAAGATTTTGCTTTAAAAGAAACCCAAAATCTAAAGTTTTAA
- a CDS encoding zinc metallopeptidase: MGSGYLIIAGAIMLFSWLVSSKLKSKFELYSKLQLRNGMSGAEIAEKMLADNGITDVRVISTPGQLTDHYNPSDKTVNLSEAVYNHRNAAAAAVAAHECGHAVQHSIGYEWLTMRSKLVPIVSVASNYVQWILIAGILMIRTFPQLLLIGIIIFAATTLFSIITLPVEYDASNRALAWLENKHMLTQEEQAGAKDALKWAARTYVVAAIGSIATLLYYISIYSGSRRN; the protein is encoded by the coding sequence ATGGGAAGTGGATATTTAATTATTGCCGGCGCAATTATGTTATTCAGCTGGCTGGTTAGTTCAAAATTAAAAAGTAAATTCGAATTATATTCTAAATTACAATTACGAAACGGAATGAGCGGTGCCGAAATTGCCGAAAAAATGTTAGCCGATAACGGTATTACAGACGTTCGTGTTATTTCGACTCCGGGTCAATTGACAGATCATTATAATCCGAGTGATAAAACAGTAAATTTAAGTGAAGCCGTTTACAATCACCGAAATGCTGCCGCTGCGGCTGTTGCGGCTCACGAATGCGGACACGCAGTACAGCATTCTATAGGTTACGAATGGCTAACAATGCGTTCTAAATTAGTGCCTATTGTAAGTGTTGCATCTAATTATGTACAATGGATTTTGATCGCCGGAATCCTGATGATTCGTACTTTTCCGCAATTATTATTAATCGGAATAATCATTTTTGCTGCAACAACTTTATTTTCGATTATTACTTTGCCTGTAGAATACGATGCCAGTAACAGAGCGCTCGCCTGGTTAGAAAATAAACATATGCTAACTCAGGAAGAACAGGCAGGAGCAAAAGATGCTTTAAAATGGGCAGCAAGAACTTATGTTGTAGCTGCAATTGGATCTATCGCAACGTTGCTATATTATATTTCAATTTATTCCGGAAGCAGGAGAAACTAA
- a CDS encoding leucine--tRNA ligase: protein MKYNPNEIEEKWQKYWAKNQTFAASNPRSLGAEKPKHYVLDMFPYPSGAGLHVGHPLGYIASDVYSRFKRHQGFNVLHPMGYDSFGLPAEQYAIQTGQRPEDTTRVNIDGGVDKEGKQIAGYRKQLDKIGFSFDWAREVRTSNPDYYKHTQWIFIQLFNSWYCKKQNQAFDIAELVKVFEGEGNVLVEAVCDDNVAIFTAAEWNSYSEDQKEKILLQYRMTYLAETEVNWCPGLGTVLANDEIVNGVSERGGFPVIRKKMTQWSMRISAYAERLLQGLNDIDWSESIKESQRNWIGKSVGALVKFQVSSNQSQYDAQSDETLNVKPETSFIEVFTTRPDTIFGVTFMTLAPEHPLVAEITTPEQKATIEAYIEKTAKRSERERMADVKTISGVFTGAYAVHPFTKEPIPVWIGDYVLAGYGTGAVMAVPCGDERDYAFANFFKGQNGMPEIKNIFANVDISETAYGSKDNVEIANSDFLNGLNYKEATQKAIAKLEEIGQGSGKTNYRMRDAVFSRQRYWGEPFPVYYVNGLPKMIDAHHLPIILPEVEKYLPTEDGLPPLGNATIWAWDTKNNEVVNTDLVDNFEIFPLELNTMPGWAGSSWYWMRYMDAHNENEFASKEALAYWENVDLYIGGNEHATGHLLYSRFWNKFLKDKGYAPTEEPFKKLINQGMILGMSAKPYIVLLNFDETVSVEDKNTFVINNENGNVFISKSLITKNEKNRFLNSNELSADLKELILERFNFENCTTINESNTLFKFEVLNLRINIDYLDVSNNINFETLRQKTDLRLVKFEKNAIKDAAGNFEVEREVEKMSKTYYNVVTPDDVCNEYGADTLRLYEMFLGPLEQAKPWNTAGISGVFGFLKKLWRLYFDENSGLIVNNDEPTKDNLKSLHKTIKKVAEDIESFSFNTSVSQFMICVNELSTQNCHSRAILEPLAILVSPYAPHIAEELWSQLGHSTSISTVAFPAFDAKHLVESSKEYPVSFNGKMRFTIELPLDLTAAQIEEIIMKDERTLKQLDGRTPNKVIIVPGKIINLVG, encoded by the coding sequence ATGAAATACAATCCAAACGAAATCGAAGAAAAATGGCAAAAATATTGGGCTAAAAACCAAACTTTTGCTGCATCAAATCCCCGAAGTCTCGGGGCTGAAAAACCTAAGCATTATGTTTTAGACATGTTTCCTTATCCGTCAGGAGCGGGATTACACGTTGGGCATCCGCTGGGATATATTGCTTCAGATGTATATTCTCGTTTCAAAAGACATCAGGGTTTCAATGTTTTGCACCCAATGGGATACGACAGTTTTGGATTGCCGGCTGAACAATATGCGATTCAGACAGGACAGCGTCCCGAAGATACAACGCGCGTAAATATTGACGGCGGAGTTGATAAAGAAGGAAAACAAATAGCAGGTTATAGAAAACAATTAGATAAAATTGGATTTTCATTTGACTGGGCGCGTGAAGTGCGTACCTCAAATCCTGATTATTATAAACATACGCAATGGATTTTTATTCAATTGTTTAATTCGTGGTATTGCAAAAAACAAAATCAGGCTTTTGATATTGCTGAGCTTGTTAAAGTTTTTGAAGGCGAAGGAAATGTTTTGGTCGAAGCCGTTTGCGATGATAATGTTGCCATTTTTACAGCAGCAGAATGGAATTCCTACTCTGAAGATCAAAAAGAAAAAATTCTTTTGCAATACAGAATGACGTATTTGGCAGAAACCGAAGTAAACTGGTGTCCCGGTTTAGGAACTGTTTTGGCAAATGACGAAATTGTAAACGGAGTTTCAGAGCGTGGAGGGTTTCCTGTAATACGTAAAAAAATGACCCAATGGAGCATGCGAATTTCTGCTTATGCAGAACGTTTGCTGCAAGGTTTAAATGATATTGACTGGAGCGAATCTATAAAAGAATCACAAAGAAACTGGATTGGAAAATCGGTTGGAGCGCTGGTTAAATTTCAAGTTTCCAGTAATCAGTCTCAGTATGACGCGCAAAGTGATGAAACTTTAAACGTGAAACCTGAAACAAGTTTTATAGAGGTTTTTACCACTCGTCCTGATACTATTTTTGGAGTAACTTTTATGACTTTGGCACCGGAGCATCCTTTGGTTGCTGAAATTACAACTCCGGAACAAAAAGCAACAATTGAAGCATATATCGAAAAAACAGCAAAACGTTCAGAGCGTGAGCGTATGGCCGATGTAAAAACCATTTCAGGCGTATTTACCGGAGCTTATGCTGTACATCCTTTTACAAAAGAGCCAATTCCGGTTTGGATTGGTGATTATGTTTTGGCAGGTTATGGAACGGGTGCTGTAATGGCGGTTCCTTGCGGAGACGAAAGAGATTACGCTTTTGCCAATTTCTTTAAAGGTCAAAACGGAATGCCGGAAATCAAGAATATTTTTGCCAATGTTGATATTTCTGAAACCGCTTACGGATCGAAAGACAATGTTGAAATCGCAAATTCTGATTTCTTAAACGGATTAAATTATAAAGAAGCAACTCAAAAAGCGATTGCTAAACTGGAAGAAATAGGGCAGGGAAGCGGAAAAACAAATTACCGTATGCGTGATGCGGTTTTCTCTCGTCAGCGTTATTGGGGAGAACCTTTCCCGGTTTATTATGTAAATGGTTTGCCAAAAATGATCGATGCACATCATTTGCCAATTATTTTGCCGGAAGTAGAAAAATATTTACCAACAGAAGATGGTTTGCCTCCGTTAGGAAATGCGACAATCTGGGCGTGGGATACTAAAAACAATGAAGTTGTAAATACTGATTTAGTTGATAATTTCGAAATATTTCCTCTTGAACTGAACACAATGCCGGGTTGGGCGGGAAGTTCATGGTACTGGATGCGTTATATGGATGCGCACAATGAGAATGAATTTGCAAGCAAAGAAGCTTTAGCCTATTGGGAAAATGTCGATTTATATATTGGAGGAAACGAACACGCAACCGGACATTTATTGTATTCTCGTTTTTGGAATAAATTCTTAAAAGACAAAGGTTACGCTCCAACCGAAGAACCATTCAAAAAACTGATCAATCAGGGAATGATTTTGGGAATGAGTGCAAAGCCATATATTGTTCTTCTTAATTTTGACGAAACTGTTTCAGTAGAAGATAAAAATACTTTTGTTATTAATAACGAAAATGGAAATGTTTTTATTAGTAAAAGTTTAATAACCAAGAATGAGAAAAATAGGTTTTTAAACTCTAATGAGTTAAGTGCGGACTTAAAAGAATTAATTTTAGAGAGATTTAATTTCGAAAACTGTACAACAATAAACGAGTCAAACACTTTGTTTAAGTTTGAAGTTTTAAACTTGCGTATCAATATTGATTATTTAGATGTGTCAAATAATATAAATTTTGAAACTCTAAGACAAAAAACGGATTTACGTTTAGTTAAATTTGAGAAAAATGCTATAAAAGATGCTGCTGGTAATTTTGAAGTTGAAAGAGAAGTTGAGAAGATGTCGAAAACTTACTACAATGTCGTTACTCCAGATGATGTTTGTAATGAATATGGAGCTGATACATTGCGTTTGTATGAAATGTTTTTAGGGCCGTTAGAGCAGGCAAAACCTTGGAATACTGCTGGAATTTCTGGAGTTTTTGGTTTCCTTAAAAAATTATGGCGTTTGTATTTTGATGAAAATAGCGGTTTAATCGTTAACAACGACGAACCAACAAAAGACAACTTAAAATCATTGCACAAAACGATCAAAAAAGTAGCAGAAGATATTGAGAGTTTCTCTTTCAATACATCGGTTTCTCAATTTATGATTTGTGTGAATGAATTGTCAACTCAAAATTGTCATTCGAGAGCAATCTTAGAACCTTTGGCAATTTTGGTTTCGCCTTATGCACCACACATTGCAGAAGAATTATGGTCGCAGTTAGGACATTCAACTTCAATTTCAACAGTTGCTTTTCCTGCTTTTGATGCAAAACATTTAGTAGAAAGCTCTAAAGAATATCCGGTTTCTTTCAACGGAAAAATGCGTTTCACAATCGAATTGCCTTTGGATTTAACCGCAGCGCAAATTGAAGAAATCATCATGAAAGACGAAAGAACATTAAAACAACTTGACGGTAGAACACCAAATAAAGTTATTATTGTTCCCGGAAAGATCATCAATTTGGTTGGATAA
- a CDS encoding TonB-dependent receptor has product MKLKLYTFLVLISLKSFSQTENSKKDQDSIKKEDLNEVVITASRRSENIMRSPISIEQLKSAEAKKMGSPSIYEALENVKGVQIITPSLGFKVINTRGFANSTNVRFAQLVDGIDNQAPHLGAPIANALSANDLDIDKIEIIPGTAAALYGMNAINGLANIQTKNPFEYQGVSVQQLTGVNHVGNIDRFSPKVYSQFNLRFAKAFHEKFAFKINASTTGGTDWVADDRTDLAPNANASTNLFGADNPAYDEVNGYGNESANRKTLSLNGKNYVVARTGYRETDITDYDIKNYKADIGFYFRPKQGNELSVTYKTALINTIYQRSNRFRLDDYTLNQFAIDYHTPIFQVKAYATTENTGNSYNLRSLAENMDRAYKSDDKWFADYTTAYKNAVTNGATVADAHKIARTQSDQGRFEPGSEAYEAKKNELIDINNWDIGAALRVKSTLVHGEGLINWDKAFVSFFEKIDAKLLSGFDYRTYIIVPDGNYFINPKSATENLTYQKTGAFTQITKDFFNSKLRFGATIRMDKADYFDVKFTPQFTAVYSPKQTINFRASYQNGYRFPSIFEGFSNVNSGGVKRVGGLRIMSDGIFENSYTKASIDKFQAQVNNDINTLGITQAAAIEKNKNTIQKNPYTYLEPEFVKSFEFGFKGMALDRNLFIDADFYYNSYKNFIAQVEASIPNTTDPNGIPTALYSKNTQNRYRLWTNSKSKIYNYGGSLGLKYRIDETFTALTNLTYTKLDRTDDKDGLEDGFNTPEFNVNGTLIANNIWRNLGASATARYQNNFDYVSFLVSGTVPAYWSMDAQINYNFKKTGLTTKLGGTNILNKPYTSILGGPSIGGLYYLSLTWESSKI; this is encoded by the coding sequence ATGAAACTAAAACTTTACACCTTTCTTGTTCTGATAAGTTTAAAAAGCTTCTCTCAAACAGAAAATTCAAAAAAAGATCAGGACAGCATTAAAAAGGAGGATTTAAATGAAGTTGTAATTACCGCTTCACGACGATCTGAAAATATTATGCGTTCGCCAATAAGTATTGAACAGTTAAAATCGGCAGAAGCAAAAAAAATGGGTTCGCCAAGTATTTATGAAGCACTTGAAAATGTAAAAGGCGTTCAGATTATTACGCCAAGTTTAGGTTTTAAAGTCATTAATACAAGAGGTTTTGCGAATTCCACAAATGTAAGATTTGCTCAATTGGTTGACGGTATCGATAATCAGGCGCCACATTTGGGCGCTCCAATTGCCAATGCACTCAGCGCAAATGATCTTGATATTGATAAAATCGAAATTATTCCGGGAACGGCAGCGGCTTTGTACGGAATGAACGCTATAAATGGTTTGGCAAATATCCAGACTAAAAATCCATTTGAATACCAAGGCGTGAGTGTTCAGCAATTAACTGGCGTAAATCATGTTGGCAATATTGATCGGTTTTCACCGAAAGTGTATTCGCAATTTAATTTACGTTTTGCAAAAGCATTCCATGAAAAATTTGCTTTCAAAATAAATGCCTCGACAACAGGCGGAACAGATTGGGTTGCGGATGACCGAACAGATTTGGCTCCAAATGCCAATGCTTCGACCAATTTATTCGGCGCAGATAATCCGGCTTATGATGAAGTAAACGGTTACGGAAATGAATCGGCAAACAGAAAAACATTGAGTTTAAATGGAAAAAATTATGTCGTTGCCAGAACGGGTTATCGCGAAACGGATATTACGGATTATGATATTAAAAATTACAAAGCTGATATTGGTTTTTATTTTCGCCCAAAACAAGGAAACGAACTTTCTGTAACCTATAAAACGGCATTGATTAATACCATTTACCAGCGTTCAAACCGATTTAGATTAGATGATTATACTTTAAATCAATTTGCAATAGATTATCACACGCCAATTTTTCAGGTAAAAGCATACGCTACAACCGAAAATACCGGAAACTCATATAATCTTCGTTCATTGGCAGAAAACATGGATCGCGCCTATAAATCAGATGATAAATGGTTTGCAGATTATACAACCGCGTATAAAAACGCCGTAACTAACGGAGCAACTGTTGCCGATGCGCACAAAATAGCCAGAACACAATCTGATCAAGGGCGTTTTGAACCGGGAAGTGAGGCTTATGAAGCAAAGAAAAATGAATTAATCGACATCAATAATTGGGATATTGGCGCGGCTTTGCGCGTAAAATCGACTTTGGTTCATGGCGAAGGTTTGATTAATTGGGATAAAGCTTTTGTCTCTTTCTTCGAAAAAATTGACGCTAAATTATTAAGTGGTTTCGATTACAGAACTTATATTATTGTTCCTGACGGAAATTATTTCATCAATCCGAAAAGTGCCACTGAAAATTTGACTTATCAAAAAACAGGTGCATTTACGCAAATAACAAAAGATTTTTTCAACAGTAAATTACGATTTGGCGCAACAATACGAATGGACAAAGCAGATTATTTTGATGTTAAATTTACGCCTCAATTTACCGCCGTTTATTCGCCAAAGCAAACAATCAACTTTAGAGCATCATATCAAAATGGATATCGTTTTCCGAGCATTTTTGAAGGTTTTTCGAATGTAAATTCAGGCGGTGTAAAACGTGTTGGCGGTTTGCGAATTATGTCTGATGGTATTTTTGAGAATTCGTATACCAAAGCTTCCATAGATAAATTTCAGGCACAGGTAAATAATGATATAAATACACTTGGTATTACGCAGGCGGCGGCAATTGAAAAGAATAAAAATACGATTCAGAAAAATCCATATACGTATTTAGAACCTGAATTTGTAAAATCTTTTGAGTTTGGTTTTAAGGGAATGGCTTTAGACAGAAACCTTTTTATTGATGCTGATTTTTATTACAACTCCTATAAAAACTTTATTGCGCAGGTAGAAGCCAGTATTCCAAACACAACAGATCCAAATGGTATTCCGACAGCTTTATATTCAAAAAATACGCAAAACAGATATCGTTTATGGACAAATTCTAAAAGTAAAATTTACAATTACGGAGGAAGTTTAGGTTTAAAATACCGAATTGATGAAACTTTTACGGCGTTAACAAATCTTACTTACACAAAACTTGACAGAACTGATGATAAAGATGGGCTTGAAGATGGTTTTAATACGCCTGAATTTAATGTAAACGGAACTTTAATAGCAAATAATATCTGGCGAAATCTGGGTGCGAGCGCAACGGCAAGATATCAAAACAA
- a CDS encoding RNA polymerase sigma factor, protein MEFEVIYKTYWDRIFRLCMGFVNDYDIAQDLAQETFIIVWQKLDTFRNESSVGTWIFRIASNNCLRQIEKQKRFPKSDLPVHLTEEKLHSLEPQIQFLYQCIAELPETDRIIISLELEDVKQAEIAKIVGLSEANTRVKIHRIKEKLTQKFKENGQQ, encoded by the coding sequence ATGGAATTTGAAGTTATCTACAAAACATATTGGGACAGGATATTCAGGCTTTGTATGGGTTTTGTTAACGATTATGATATTGCGCAGGATCTGGCTCAGGAAACTTTTATTATTGTCTGGCAAAAATTGGACACTTTTAGAAACGAGTCGAGTGTAGGAACCTGGATTTTCAGAATTGCTTCTAATAATTGTTTGAGACAGATTGAAAAGCAAAAGCGCTTTCCTAAATCAGATTTGCCCGTTCATCTTACCGAAGAAAAACTACATTCATTAGAACCACAAATTCAGTTTTTATACCAATGTATTGCAGAATTGCCGGAAACAGACCGTATTATTATTTCGCTGGAACTTGAAGATGTAAAACAAGCAGAAATAGCAAAAATCGTAGGACTTTCCGAAGCAAATACCAGAGTAAAAATTCACAGGATAAAAGAAAAACTGACTCAAAAATTCAAAGAAAATGGACAACAATAA
- a CDS encoding uroporphyrinogen-III synthase: MKVKTILVSQPEPKVENSPYFELQQKHKIKIDFRPFIHVEGVNAKEIRLQKIDLNHYTAIILTSRNAVDHFFRVADEMRYKVPEGLKYFCQSEAVAFYLQKYVVYRKRKIYVGAKDFADLSPLIKKYKDEKFLLPASDQLNADAPITLNSLKVDWTQAVFYKTVMSDLSDLADVYYDILAFFSPTGIKSLFKNFPDFKQNNTRIAVFGSTTQKEALDYGLRIDILAPTPETPSMTMALEKYISEANKGK, encoded by the coding sequence ATGAAAGTGAAAACAATTTTGGTGTCACAGCCTGAACCTAAAGTGGAAAATTCTCCTTACTTTGAGCTCCAACAAAAACACAAAATAAAAATTGATTTCAGACCATTTATTCATGTGGAAGGGGTTAACGCGAAAGAGATTCGATTACAAAAAATCGACCTTAATCATTATACGGCGATTATTTTGACAAGCAGAAATGCTGTAGATCATTTTTTCAGAGTAGCGGATGAAATGCGCTACAAAGTTCCTGAAGGATTGAAATATTTTTGTCAATCTGAAGCAGTTGCGTTTTACCTGCAGAAATATGTAGTGTACAGAAAGCGAAAAATTTATGTAGGTGCAAAAGATTTTGCTGATTTATCTCCACTGATTAAAAAATACAAAGACGAAAAATTCCTGCTTCCTGCATCAGATCAATTAAATGCTGACGCACCTATTACTTTAAATAGTTTAAAAGTAGACTGGACGCAAGCAGTTTTTTACAAAACTGTAATGAGCGATTTATCTGATTTGGCAGATGTTTATTATGATATTTTAGCATTTTTTAGCCCAACCGGAATTAAATCATTGTTTAAAAACTTCCCTGATTTTAAACAAAACAATACCAGAATTGCAGTTTTTGGAAGCACAACTCAAAAAGAAGCTCTTGATTATGGTTTAAGAATCGATATTCTTGCTCCAACTCCTGAAACGCCTTCTATGACAATGGCTTTAGAAAAATACATTAGCGAAGCAAACAAAGGAAAATAA
- a CDS encoding alpha/beta fold hydrolase, producing MKKYILIIALLFSALCLNVFAQTKSYPFEVVKTGKGKQAILFIPGFASSADVWNETKANFEKDFTCYTLTMAGFAGVKPQPNASFANWENEIANYIKENKIEKLIIIGHSMGGALAMALAADYPELISKIVVVDSLPCLSAMMNPSFKSKENNDCSPIIDQMTAMSDAQFLEMQKTNIPRLVADVSKQDLIISWGIKSDRKTFAGVFCDFANTDLREKISTIKCPSLILLESYFVNFKPTIEAQYKNLKTANLQYANKGLHFIMYDDTTWYFAQLNNFIKS from the coding sequence ATGAAAAAGTATATTTTAATTATCGCCCTTTTATTTTCAGCATTATGTTTAAATGTGTTTGCACAAACAAAATCATATCCTTTTGAGGTTGTTAAAACCGGAAAAGGAAAACAAGCCATACTTTTTATTCCGGGATTTGCCAGTTCAGCAGATGTCTGGAACGAAACAAAAGCCAATTTCGAAAAAGATTTTACTTGTTATACACTTACAATGGCTGGTTTTGCAGGAGTAAAACCACAGCCAAACGCTTCTTTTGCAAATTGGGAAAATGAAATTGCAAATTACATTAAAGAAAACAAAATCGAAAAACTAATTATAATCGGACACAGTATGGGCGGTGCATTGGCGATGGCTTTGGCGGCAGATTATCCGGAACTTATCAGCAAAATTGTTGTTGTCGATTCGCTTCCGTGTTTAAGCGCTATGATGAATCCTTCCTTTAAATCAAAAGAAAATAACGATTGTTCGCCAATAATAGATCAAATGACGGCAATGTCTGACGCGCAGTTTTTAGAAATGCAAAAAACAAATATTCCCAGACTTGTTGCAGATGTTTCTAAGCAAGATTTGATTATCAGCTGGGGAATAAAATCTGATCGAAAAACGTTTGCAGGAGTATTTTGCGATTTTGCAAATACTGATTTAAGGGAGAAAATTTCGACTATAAAATGTCCTTCTTTAATATTGCTTGAGTCTTATTTTGTAAATTTCAAACCAACAATCGAAGCGCAGTACAAAAACCTAAAAACGGCTAATTTGCAATATGCCAATAAAGGTTTGCACTTTATTATGTACGATGATACAACGTGGTATTTTGCCCAATTGAACAATTTTATAAAATCGTAA